In the genome of Curtobacterium sp. MCLR17_036, the window ACCGGGGCCACCCGCAGTGCCATCACCTACATCGACGGCGACCAGGGGATCCTGCGCTACCGCGGCTACCCGATCGACCAGGTCGCGGCGAACTGCACGTACCTCGAGGTCGCCTGGCTCCTCATCTACGGCGAGCTGCCCAGCCCCGCCGAGCTTGAGGCCTTCGACGCCCGCATCCGTCGGCACACCCTGCTGCACGAGGACCTGCGCCGACTGTTCGACGCCCTGCCGCACTCCGCGCACCCGATGTCGGTGCTGTCGAGCGCCGTGAGCGCCCTGTCGACCTACTACGAGGACGACATGGACGTCGACGACCCCGAGAAGGTCGAGCTGCAGACCGTCCGGCTCCTCGCGAAGCTGCCCGTCATCGCCGCCTACGCGCACAAGAAGGCCATCGGGCAGGCGTTCCTGTACCCGGACAACTCGCTGTCGTTCGTCGACAACTTCCTGCGGCTCAACTTCGGCACGATGGCCGAGACGTACCAGCCGAACCCGGTGCTCTCGAAGGCCCTCGAGCGCCTGCTCATCCTGCACGAGGACCACGAGCAGAACGCCTCGACGTCGACGGTCCGGCTCGTGGGGTCGACGAAGGCGAACATGTTCGCGTCGATCTCGGCCGGCATCAACGCCCTGTACGGCCCGCTGCACGGCGGCGCGAACGAGGCCGTGCTCGAGATGCTGCAGCAGATCAAGGACTCCGGCGAGCCGGTGTCGCGCTTCGTCGAGCGGGTGAAGAACAAGGAGCAGGGCGTCAAGCTCATGGGCTTCGGACACCGGGTCTACAAGAACTACGACCCCCGCGCCAAGCTCGTCAAGGAGTCCGCGCACGAGGTCCTCGAGTCCCTCGGCGTGCAGGACGACCTGCTCGACATCGCGATGGAGCTCGAGCAGATCGCGCTGGAGGACGAGTACTTCGTCAGCCGCAAGCTCTACCCGAACGTCGACTTCTACACGGGCATCATCTACAAGGCGATGGGCTTCCCGCCCCGCATGTTCACCGTGCTCTTCGCGATCGGCCGCCTGCCCGGGTGGATCGCACAGTGGCGCGAGCTGAACAACGACCCGCAGAACAAGATCGGTCGCCCGCAGCAGCTCTACGTCGGAGCCCCGGAGCGCGAGGTCCCGAAGCGCTGACCGACCGCGAACGCCCCGTCCCACGGTTTTGTGGGGCGGGGCGTTCGTCCGTGTGGGGGCGCGTCCCTCGTGCCGTCCGTGCCGTGCCGTGCTGTGCGTGCCGTTCCGTGCCGTGCCGTGCCGTGCCGTGCCGTCCGTGCCGTTCCGTGCCGTGCCGTGCCGTGCCGTTCCATCCCACCCTGCCCCGGGCTCCGGCCGCGCGAACGGGCGAAAGAACCGGGTCGCCGGCCGGGTGCGCTCGGGCCTTTCGCCCGCTCGCGGCGCTCGGGGCTCGGCCACTCGCGGCGCCCCGTGCTCGGCCGGGATCGACGTGCGCGCTCGCGGCCGCTCGAGCGGGCGGAACACCCGGGTGACCATACAGATGACTCGGGCAGTCCGCCCGCTCGCAGGGTTGGGCGATCGGCAGGGCCGGTGATCCGGGGGCTCGTCGGGCGAGCGGACGAAAGACCCGGGTGGCCGTGCAAAAGAGTCCGGCATTCTGCCCGCTCGCGGGGTCCGGGCGTTCGGCAGGGCCGGTGATCCGGGGGCCCGCCGGTCGAGCGGGCGAAAGACCCGGGTGGCCGTGCAGAAGAGTCCGGCATTCCGCCCGCTCGCGGGGCCCTGGCGGTCGTGATGGCCGGCGATCCGAGTGCCCGTCGGTCGAGCGGGCGAAAGACCCGGGTGGTCGTGCAGAAGAGTCCGGCATTCCGCCCGCTCGCGGGGCACGGGCGCTCGGGGTGGCCGGCGATCCGAGGGTCCGTCGGTCGAGCGGGCGGAACGTGCGGGTCACGGAGCGAGCGCACCCGGGCATTTCGCCCGCTCGGGGCCGGGGGAGATGGAGTGCCGACCGCGGGGTCGAGTGGGCACGAACTGTCGCCCGAGCGTGCTCCAGGCGACAGGACGTGCACCCTGGGGGGACACGCACGGCAGGTTGCGACCACTCGCGCCGGGCTGCCGGCCGGACGGGCGAGTGCGTCCCGGCCGGGCGGGCTAGGCGTGCAGCGCCGTGTTGAGCTGGATGCCCTCGCCCGCGCGCTGCAGGGCCTCGACGGCGCCGGTCAGGCTGTTGCGGCGGAACAGCACGTTCGGGGCGCCGGAGAGCTCGGCGGCCTTGACGGTCCGCGGGGTGCCGTCGGGGTTCGGGGCGGCGCCGACGAGCACGACCTTCGTGCCCGCGGTGACGTAGAGGCCGGCCTCGACCACCGAGTCGTCGCCGAGCGAGATGCCGAGGCCGGCGTTCGCACCGAGCAGTGCACGCTCGCCGAGGGAGACGCGGTGCGTCCCGCCGCCGGAGAGCGTGCCCATGATCGATGCCCCGCCGCCGATGTCGGTGCCGTTGCCGACGACGACGCCCTGGGAGACACGGCCCTCGATCATCGCGTCGCCGAGGGTGCCGGCGTTGAAGTTCACGAAGCCCTCGTGCATGACGGTGGTGCCGGGGGCGAGGTGCGCGCCGAGGCGGACCCGGTTCGCGTCGGCGATGCGCACGCGGTCCGGGACGACGTAGTCGAGCAGGCGGGGGAACTTGTCGACCGCGTGCACGGCGATGCCGGCGCGCTGCAGCGCTGGGCGCAGGCGGGTGAGGGCGTCCGGGTGGACCGGGCCCGCGTTCGTCCAGGCAACGATCGGCAGGTGCCCGAAGACCCCGTCGAGGTTGACGGCGTTCGGCTGCACGTGCAGGTGGCTGAGCAGGTGCAGGCGCAGGTAGGCGTCGGGGGTGCTCGCCGGAGCGGCGTCGATCGAGATGGCGGTGGTGACCGCTTCGATGCGGACCTCGCGGCGGGGGTCCTCGCCGACGTGGGCCTGCAGTTCCGCGGGGAACGTGGCGTCGGCGGGCACGGCGCCGAGGTGCGTCTCCGGGTACCAGGTGTCGAGCGTCGTGCCGTCGGCGGCGATCGTCGCGAGGCCGTGGCCCCACGCGGCGGTCGGACGGTCGGCGGTCGTGTCGGTGGTGTCGGTCACCGCACCAGGGTACCGAGGCGGCGGGACCGGCCACCCGACCGGCTGGACGGACGCTGCCCGGCCGGGACGGGCCTCCCGGACGACGCCCGGTCGGTGTGGACGCAGGCCAGCGCGACGCCAGGGGCTGCCGATAAGGTGACCGCATGCCGGAGCAGCTCGACCTCACCGCCTCGTCCATCGACATCACCCGCGCCATCTGCGACATCGAGTCGGTGTCCGGCAACGAGCGGGCGCTCGCCGACGCGATCGAGGCGGTGCTCACGCCGCTGCCGCACCTCGAGGTGATCCGCGACGGCGACGCGATCGTCGCCCGGACGACGCTCGGCCGCGACCGCCGCGTGGTCATCGCCGGGCACATCGACACGGTGCCCCTGAACGGCAACCTGCCGACGGAGTTCCGCACGACCGAGGACGGCACCGAGATCCTGTGGGGCCGTGGCACGGTCGACATGAAGGCGGGCTGCGCGGTCCAGCTGAAGCTGGCGCACGACCTGACCGAGCCGAACGTCGACGTCACGTGGGTCTTCTACGACCACGAGGAGGTCAGCGACGCGCTGAACGGCCTCGGCCGCCTCGCCCGCACCCGACCCGAGCTGCTGGCCGGGGACTTCGCGATCCTCGGGGAGCCGTCCGGCGCCCAGATCGAGGGCGGGTGCAACGGCAACCTCCGCGCAGAGGTGCGCGCGTACGGCAAGCGGTCGCACAGCGCGCGGAGCTGGATCGGCGACAACGCCATCCACAAGGCGGCGCCGATCCTGGCGACGCTCGCCGCCTACGAGCCCCGCACGGTGACCGTCGACGGCCTCGAGTACCGCGAGGGCCTCAACGCCGTGGGCGTCACGGGCGGCATCGCCGGCAACGTGATCCCGGACGAGGTCATGGTCCACGTGAACTACCGCTTCGCGCCGTCGCGCTCCGCCGACGAGGCCGTGGCGCACATCCGCGAGCTGTTCGACGGCTACCAGGTGGACATCGTCGACCTCGCCGCGGGCGCCCGGCCCGGTCTCGATGCCCCGCTCGCGCAGGACTTCGTGGCGGCGGTCGGCGGTCCGGCGCCGCGCCCGAAGTACGGCTGGACCGACGTCGCGCGGTTCTCGGCGCTCGGCGTGCCTGCCGTCAACTACGGCCCGGGCGAGCCGGTCTTCGCCCACCACGACGACGAGCAGGTGCCCGTCGAGCAGATCACCGCGGTCGAGGTCGGCCTCCGTCGGTGGCTGACGGCCTGACGTCCGCCGGGACGACCCGGCGGGGCACCGTGCCCGTCCGCTGGCGTGCCCGGTACCGCACGATCCCGTGGTGGGTCCGCACCGCGGTCGTCTACGTGCTCGCCCGGCTCGTCACCGGCGGGATGCTGCTCGCCTTCGCGTCGGTCCAGCCGGCGAACTCGTTCACCGGGGCTCGTCCGTCGTACCTGTCGTTCGCGTCCGTCTGGGACGGTGCCTGGTACCGGGTGATCGCCACCGGCGGCTACCCCTCGACACTGCCGGTGGACGCCGCCGGGCACGTCACCGAGAACGCGTGGGCGTTCATGCCGGCGTACCCGTTCCTGGTGCGCGGCCTGATGGTGCTGAGCGGGGCGTCGTTCGAGTTCGTCGCCGTCACGGTGTCGCTCGCCGCGGGCCTGGGCGCTGCCCTCGTCTTCCGACGGCTCGCGGGACGGTTCCTCGACGACGCACGGGCGTCGTTCGCGACCCTGCTGTTCTGCGTCGCACCGGTGTCCGCGGTGTTCCAGGTCGCCTACGCCGAGTCGATGGGCCTGTTCCTGCTGCTCGTCGCGCTGCTGCTGGTGGTGGACCGACGGTGGTGGGCGATGCTGCCCGTCGTCCTGCTGCTCGGCATGACCCGTCCGACCGGACTCGCGTTCGCGTTCTTCCTGGTGCTCTTCGTCGGCGCCTGGGCGATCCGCCCGGCGTGGGTGCGCGAGTCCGAGCCGCTGACGCTGCGTCGACTCGTGCCCCCGGGCGTCGTCGCGGTGGTGTCCGGGTTG includes:
- a CDS encoding citrate synthase; the protein is MSPTAEQATETATLTYPGGSAEFPILRSVDGASAIDIASLKKQTGLNTLDYGFVNTGATRSAITYIDGDQGILRYRGYPIDQVAANCTYLEVAWLLIYGELPSPAELEAFDARIRRHTLLHEDLRRLFDALPHSAHPMSVLSSAVSALSTYYEDDMDVDDPEKVELQTVRLLAKLPVIAAYAHKKAIGQAFLYPDNSLSFVDNFLRLNFGTMAETYQPNPVLSKALERLLILHEDHEQNASTSTVRLVGSTKANMFASISAGINALYGPLHGGANEAVLEMLQQIKDSGEPVSRFVERVKNKEQGVKLMGFGHRVYKNYDPRAKLVKESAHEVLESLGVQDDLLDIAMELEQIALEDEYFVSRKLYPNVDFYTGIIYKAMGFPPRMFTVLFAIGRLPGWIAQWRELNNDPQNKIGRPQQLYVGAPEREVPKR
- the dapE gene encoding succinyl-diaminopimelate desuccinylase; the protein is MPEQLDLTASSIDITRAICDIESVSGNERALADAIEAVLTPLPHLEVIRDGDAIVARTTLGRDRRVVIAGHIDTVPLNGNLPTEFRTTEDGTEILWGRGTVDMKAGCAVQLKLAHDLTEPNVDVTWVFYDHEEVSDALNGLGRLARTRPELLAGDFAILGEPSGAQIEGGCNGNLRAEVRAYGKRSHSARSWIGDNAIHKAAPILATLAAYEPRTVTVDGLEYREGLNAVGVTGGIAGNVIPDEVMVHVNYRFAPSRSADEAVAHIRELFDGYQVDIVDLAAGARPGLDAPLAQDFVAAVGGPAPRPKYGWTDVARFSALGVPAVNYGPGEPVFAHHDDEQVPVEQITAVEVGLRRWLTA
- the dapD gene encoding 2,3,4,5-tetrahydropyridine-2,6-dicarboxylate N-succinyltransferase, with product MTDTTDTTADRPTAAWGHGLATIAADGTTLDTWYPETHLGAVPADATFPAELQAHVGEDPRREVRIEAVTTAISIDAAPASTPDAYLRLHLLSHLHVQPNAVNLDGVFGHLPIVAWTNAGPVHPDALTRLRPALQRAGIAVHAVDKFPRLLDYVVPDRVRIADANRVRLGAHLAPGTTVMHEGFVNFNAGTLGDAMIEGRVSQGVVVGNGTDIGGGASIMGTLSGGGTHRVSLGERALLGANAGLGISLGDDSVVEAGLYVTAGTKVVLVGAAPNPDGTPRTVKAAELSGAPNVLFRRNSLTGAVEALQRAGEGIQLNTALHA